One stretch of Trichomycterus rosablanca isolate fTriRos1 chromosome 3, fTriRos1.hap1, whole genome shotgun sequence DNA includes these proteins:
- the zgc:158689 gene encoding brain-specific angiogenesis inhibitor 1-associated protein 2 isoform X2 has product MSRSDEVNKMTENIYKGILDQFNPSLKNFVTMGKHYEKALTGVTVAAKGYFDALVKLGELASDSQSSKELGDTLFQMAEVHRQIQVQLEDVLKLFHSELLSQLEQKLDLDIKFLTATLKKYQTECRSKVESIEHCQSQLKKLRRKSHGSRHPNKYGDREMQFVELMSRRQTELDSLVAVGYRSALTEERRRYCFLVDRQCSVTKLLINYHCKVRELLSQKLSSWQQSCSQPTKLPERALNLLRHTSPQGAGASGIAEVLRHAKLGSAQSGEQRLSIQEVPPLLNGEFSSRSHQERPGSAAQNTSTSATSAHSQDASVQPAGSVSNLHSSPTGSAFLSLSPASQNSLHGLTPPPNAPHTPPLPHSAPLSRALTPVPPSAFSPPAHNPSLLRATEIYANSTLPLPRKQPNETRTGFMGLTLPRVLPLSPPSRVEALFSHSPSSSDGLAKGERAGSCLLSFLPGDIVSLLISDARDGWHYGQNERTGRKGWFPFSYTQPFPNTLEKQESFSPPLLSKLNSTSMGRLDRLPPAGEFQKLSPDSENERAVSTFRPRPYSMMNPDIRCVSLGTADQRNKDQIPDRSSTPPSPSRINPFAHIRLRKTVTDDRSAPLIE; this is encoded by the exons ATGTCACGATCAGATGAGGTGAACAAAATGACAGagaacatctacaag gggATCCTGGATCAATTTAATCCCAGTTTGAAGAACTTTGTTACCATGGGCAAGCACTATGAGAAAGCACTGACTG GTGTGACAGTCGCTGCTAAAGGCTACTTTGATGCTCTGGTTAAACTGGGAGAACTGGCCAGTGACAGCCAGAGCTCTAAGGAACTGG GTGATACACTGTTCCAAATGGCTGAAGTGCACCGACAGATCCAAGTACAGTTAGAAGACGTG ctgaaGCTCTTTCACTCTGAACTTCTCTCTCAACTAGAACAGAAACTCGATCTGGACATTAAATTTCTCACA GCGACGCTGAAGAAATATCAGACTGAGTGCCGGTCAAAGGTCGAGTCAATTGAGCACTGCCAGTCACAGCTCAAGAAACTACGCCGGAAAAGTCATGGCAGCCGGCATCCGAATAAATATGGGGACCGAGAGATGCAG TTTGTGGAGTTGATGAGTCGGAGACAGACGGAGTTGGATTCTCTGGTTGCAGTCGGTTATCGCTCTGCTCTGACGGAGGAGAGGAGGAGGTACTGCTTCCTGGTGGATCGACAGTGCTCTGTCACCAAACTACTGATAAACTACCACTGCAAG GTGCGTGAACTCCTGTCCCAGAAGTTGTCATCATGGCAACAGTCATGTTCCCAGCCAACCAAGTTACCTGAGCGAGCGTTAAATCTGCTGCGCCACACGTCACCTCAGGGCGCCGGGGCTTCTGGGATAGCAGAGGTCCTCAGACATGCCAAACTAGGCTCAGCTCAATCTGGAGAACAG AGGCTGTCCATTCAAGAAGTCCCGCCCCTTCTGAACGGCGAGTTCAGCAGTCGTTCTCACCAGGAACGTCCTGGCTCGGCCGCTCAAAACACCAGCACCTCTGCTACCTCCGCCCACTCCCAGGATGCCTCTGTGCAGCCAGCAGGGAGCGTTTCGAACCTTCATTCTTCACCCACCGGTTCTGCCTTTCTCTCACTCAGCCCTGCCTCCCAGAATTCCTTGCATGGTCTGACTCCGCCCCCTAATGCCCCTCACACTCCACCACTTCCCCATAGTGCACCTCTTTCACGTGCCCTTACACCGGTACCACCCTCTGCCTTCTCTCCCCCGGCCCATAATCCTTCGCTGCTCAGGGCTACTGAGATCTATGCCAACTCTACGCTGCCGTTACCACGGAAACAACCAAATGAAACTCGAACAGGTTTTATGG GTTTGACTCTGCCCCGTGTGCTCCCCCTCTCTCCTCCATCCCGTGTGGAGGCCTTGTTTTCCCACTCCCCCAGTtccagtgatggactggctaaAGGAGAAAGAGCTGGATCATGTCTGCTGTCCTTCCTTCCTGGAGACATTGTCAGTCTACTCATCAGTGATGCCAGAGACGGCTGGCATTACGGGCAGAACGAGAGAACTGGACG GAAAGGCTGGTTTCCCTTTTCCTACACACAACCGTTCCCAAACACACTGGAAAAACAAGAATCCTTCAG TCCTCCCCTCCTCTCAAAGCTGAACAGTACGAGTATGGGGAGGTTGGACAGGCTGCCCCCTGCTGGTGAGTTTCAGAAGCTCAGTCCTGATTCGGAGAACGAGCGCGCTGTGAGCACGTTTAGACCCCGACCATACAGCATGATGAACCCCGATATCAGATGCGTCAGTTTGGGAACTGCTGATCAGCGGAATAAAGACCAG ATTCCTGATCGATCCTCCACCCCGCCATCACCCAGCAG GATCAACCCGTTTGCTCATATCCGACTGAGGAAGACGGTGACTGATGATCGCTCTGCTCCTCTCATCGAGTAG
- the zgc:158689 gene encoding brain-specific angiogenesis inhibitor 1-associated protein 2 isoform X1 has translation MSRSDEVNKMTENIYKGILDQFNPSLKNFVTMGKHYEKALTGVTVAAKGYFDALVKLGELASDSQSSKELGDTLFQMAEVHRQIQVQLEDVLKLFHSELLSQLEQKLDLDIKFLTATLKKYQTECRSKVESIEHCQSQLKKLRRKSHGSRHPNKYGDREMQFVELMSRRQTELDSLVAVGYRSALTEERRRYCFLVDRQCSVTKLLINYHCKVRELLSQKLSSWQQSCSQPTKLPERALNLLRHTSPQGAGASGIAEVLRHAKLGSAQSGEQRLSIQEVPPLLNGEFSSRSHQERPGSAAQNTSTSATSAHSQDASVQPAGSVSNLHSSPTGSAFLSLSPASQNSLHGLTPPPNAPHTPPLPHSAPLSRALTPVPPSAFSPPAHNPSLLRATEIYANSTLPLPRKQPNETRTGFMAGLTLPRVLPLSPPSRVEALFSHSPSSSDGLAKGERAGSCLLSFLPGDIVSLLISDARDGWHYGQNERTGRKGWFPFSYTQPFPNTLEKQESFSPPLLSKLNSTSMGRLDRLPPAGEFQKLSPDSENERAVSTFRPRPYSMMNPDIRCVSLGTADQRNKDQIPDRSSTPPSPSRINPFAHIRLRKTVTDDRSAPLIE, from the exons ATGTCACGATCAGATGAGGTGAACAAAATGACAGagaacatctacaag gggATCCTGGATCAATTTAATCCCAGTTTGAAGAACTTTGTTACCATGGGCAAGCACTATGAGAAAGCACTGACTG GTGTGACAGTCGCTGCTAAAGGCTACTTTGATGCTCTGGTTAAACTGGGAGAACTGGCCAGTGACAGCCAGAGCTCTAAGGAACTGG GTGATACACTGTTCCAAATGGCTGAAGTGCACCGACAGATCCAAGTACAGTTAGAAGACGTG ctgaaGCTCTTTCACTCTGAACTTCTCTCTCAACTAGAACAGAAACTCGATCTGGACATTAAATTTCTCACA GCGACGCTGAAGAAATATCAGACTGAGTGCCGGTCAAAGGTCGAGTCAATTGAGCACTGCCAGTCACAGCTCAAGAAACTACGCCGGAAAAGTCATGGCAGCCGGCATCCGAATAAATATGGGGACCGAGAGATGCAG TTTGTGGAGTTGATGAGTCGGAGACAGACGGAGTTGGATTCTCTGGTTGCAGTCGGTTATCGCTCTGCTCTGACGGAGGAGAGGAGGAGGTACTGCTTCCTGGTGGATCGACAGTGCTCTGTCACCAAACTACTGATAAACTACCACTGCAAG GTGCGTGAACTCCTGTCCCAGAAGTTGTCATCATGGCAACAGTCATGTTCCCAGCCAACCAAGTTACCTGAGCGAGCGTTAAATCTGCTGCGCCACACGTCACCTCAGGGCGCCGGGGCTTCTGGGATAGCAGAGGTCCTCAGACATGCCAAACTAGGCTCAGCTCAATCTGGAGAACAG AGGCTGTCCATTCAAGAAGTCCCGCCCCTTCTGAACGGCGAGTTCAGCAGTCGTTCTCACCAGGAACGTCCTGGCTCGGCCGCTCAAAACACCAGCACCTCTGCTACCTCCGCCCACTCCCAGGATGCCTCTGTGCAGCCAGCAGGGAGCGTTTCGAACCTTCATTCTTCACCCACCGGTTCTGCCTTTCTCTCACTCAGCCCTGCCTCCCAGAATTCCTTGCATGGTCTGACTCCGCCCCCTAATGCCCCTCACACTCCACCACTTCCCCATAGTGCACCTCTTTCACGTGCCCTTACACCGGTACCACCCTCTGCCTTCTCTCCCCCGGCCCATAATCCTTCGCTGCTCAGGGCTACTGAGATCTATGCCAACTCTACGCTGCCGTTACCACGGAAACAACCAAATGAAACTCGAACAGGTTTTATGG CAGGTTTGACTCTGCCCCGTGTGCTCCCCCTCTCTCCTCCATCCCGTGTGGAGGCCTTGTTTTCCCACTCCCCCAGTtccagtgatggactggctaaAGGAGAAAGAGCTGGATCATGTCTGCTGTCCTTCCTTCCTGGAGACATTGTCAGTCTACTCATCAGTGATGCCAGAGACGGCTGGCATTACGGGCAGAACGAGAGAACTGGACG GAAAGGCTGGTTTCCCTTTTCCTACACACAACCGTTCCCAAACACACTGGAAAAACAAGAATCCTTCAG TCCTCCCCTCCTCTCAAAGCTGAACAGTACGAGTATGGGGAGGTTGGACAGGCTGCCCCCTGCTGGTGAGTTTCAGAAGCTCAGTCCTGATTCGGAGAACGAGCGCGCTGTGAGCACGTTTAGACCCCGACCATACAGCATGATGAACCCCGATATCAGATGCGTCAGTTTGGGAACTGCTGATCAGCGGAATAAAGACCAG ATTCCTGATCGATCCTCCACCCCGCCATCACCCAGCAG GATCAACCCGTTTGCTCATATCCGACTGAGGAAGACGGTGACTGATGATCGCTCTGCTCCTCTCATCGAGTAG
- the ndufa3 gene encoding NADH dehydrogenase [ubiquinone] 1 alpha subcomplex subunit 3, translated as MAAIGRFLRNAWNKEPVVTAACGLGILALIVPGVSPYTKYSIMMNRATPYNYPVPVRDNGNMPDVPAHPSDPQGPNLEWLKKL; from the exons ATGGCGGCCA TTGGTCGATTTCTGAGGAACGCCTGGAATAAGGAGCCTGTGGTGACAGCAGCCTGCGGCCTCGGAATATTGG CTCTCATCGTGCCCGGGGTGAGCCCATACACCAAATACTCCATAATGATGAACAGAGCCACACCATACAACTACCCTG ttccaGTACGAGATAATGGAAACATGCCCGATGTACCTGCTCACCCATCTGACCCACAGGGCCCAAACCTGGAGTGGCTAAAGAAGCTGTGA